In a genomic window of Magnolia sinica isolate HGM2019 chromosome 14, MsV1, whole genome shotgun sequence:
- the LOC131226297 gene encoding E3 ubiquitin-protein ligase RMA3-like, translating to MAAEGGCFDCNICLDFAQDPVVTLCGHLYCWPCIYKWLDRNQRLCPVCKAALSQTMMVPLYGRGDGPTQTKLDKKRPHPNINIPHRPSPFSTAHSLPNHVAMDESTSIDHQLNSHQHRRRWDPYYDNYTSSSPLSFGTATTRVFHPSTAWTFGGTAFHILPRVFGYYPEGPGLHYSNPNFLVGSTNGDDHQLRRREVVAQRSLRRISAFLFCFLIMCVLLF from the coding sequence ATGGCTGCCGAAGGTGGCTGCTTCGACTGCAACATTTGCCTGGATTTCGCTCAAGATCCAGTGGTCACTCTATGTGGCCACTTGTATTGCTGGCCGTGCATCTACAAGTGGCTTGATCGCAATCAACGGCTGTGCCCCGTCTGCAAGGCAGCCCTCTCTCAGACCATGATGGTCCCACTCTACGGTCGTGGCGATGGCCCCACCCAGACCAAACTAGATAAAAAAAGGCCCCACCCCAATATAAACATCCCACACAGGCCATCCCCATTCAGTACGGCCCACTCCCTCCCCAACCATGTAGCCATGGATGAATCTACTTCGATCGATCACCAGCTGAATTCCCATCAACATCGACGTAGGTGGGACCCATACTACGACAATTACACATCATCCTCACCGTTGAGTTTTGGGACTGCAACGACACGTGTCTTTCATCCATCTACTGCGTGGACCTTTGGTGGGACCGCCTTCCACATCCTCCCTCGGGTGTTTGGGTATTATCCTGAGGGGCCAGGGCTGCACTACTCCAACCCAAAtttccttgtggggtccactaacgGAGATGATCATCAGCTGAGACGCAGAGAGGTGGTGGCCCAGCGGTCGCTCCGGCGAATCTCAGCCTTTCTTTTCTGTTTTCTGATCATGTGCGTTCTTCTTTTTTGA